A single genomic interval of Spinacia oleracea cultivar Varoflay chromosome 6, BTI_SOV_V1, whole genome shotgun sequence harbors:
- the LOC110788777 gene encoding probable pectate lyase 4, with protein sequence MGNSNRKNRQHNPQQQQQQQVEGSSIPLPSNPNYLYQPHHPPPPPFIPQPQSSSSSSMALTLPYSHVDSCLRSLSGQAQGFGRHSVGGLHGPLFHVTTLSDDGPGSLREACRRKEPLWIVFEISGTIELRSYLNVSSYKTIDGRGQRIKFTGKGLRLKECEHVIICNLEFEGGRGHDVDGIQIKPNSKHIWIDRCTLRDYDDGLIDITRQSTDITISRCHFSQHDKTMLIGADPSHVDDRCIRVTIHHCFFDGTRQRHPRLRFGKVHLYNNYTRGWGIYAVCASVESQVYSQCNIYEADKKKSVFLYYTEKAADKEEEATGSIISEGDLFLNGAVSGVTALEDEETVFHPSEFYSEWTLEPPTESLKHILQHCTGWQNVPRMPEKLSDA encoded by the exons ATGGGAAACTCCAATCGCAAAAACCGGCAACATAatccacaacaacaacagcagcaacaggTGGAAGGTTCATCAATTCCTCTCCCTTCAAATCCTAACTATTTATACCAACCTCatcatcctcctcctcctcccttCATTCCTCAACCtcaatcttcttcttcttcatcaatGGCGCTGACGTTGCCCTACTCCCATGTCGACTCTTGTTTACGCTCTCTCTCCGGCCAAGCTCAGGGCTTTGGCCGCCACTCCGTTGGTGGTCTTCACGGCCCCCTTTTTCACGTCACCACCCTCTCTG ATGATGGACCTGGATCGCTAAGAGAAGCGTGTCGGAGAAAAGAACCACTCTGGATTGTCTTCGAAATTTCAGGTACAATTGAACTGAGGTCGTACTTGAATGTGTCATCTTATAAGACGATTGATGGTCGTGGGCAAAGAATTAAGTTCACTGGGAAAGGGCTAAGGCTGAAGGAATGTGAGCATGTGATAATATGCAATCTAGAGTTTGAAGGTGGCAGGGGGCATGATGTTGATGGGATTCAGATCAAACCTAATTCTAAGCATATATGGATTGATCGCTGCACTTTGCGTGATTATGATGACGGCCTCATAGACATCACCAGACAAAGTACTGATATCACTATTTCTAG GTGTCATTTCTCTCAGCATGACAAAACAATGCTCATTGGAGCAGATCCTTCTCATGTTGACGATAGATGCATTCGGGTGACTATTCACCATTGCTTTTTTGATGGAACTCGGCAGAGACATCCTCGCTTGAGATTTGGAAAAGTTCATCTTTACAATAATTACACCAGGGGTTGGGGTATATATGCTGTCTGTGCCAGTGTAGAATCTCAG GTATATTCTCAGTGCAACATTTATGAAGCTGATAAGAAGAAATCAGTGTTTCTGTACTACACAGAGAAG GCCGCCGATAAAGAAGAAGAAGCTACTGGGAGCATAATATCAGAAGGAGACCTATTTTTAAATGGAGCTGTATCTGGTGTAACGGCTTTGGAGGATGAAGAGACCGTGTTTCATCCTAGTGAGTTTTACAGTGAGTGGACATTGGAACCACCTACTGAGTCCCTCAAACATATTCTACAGCACTGTACAGGATGGCAGAACGTTCCTCGCATGCCTGAAAAACTCTCTGATGCTTAG